The following proteins are encoded in a genomic region of Candidatus Bathyarchaeota archaeon:
- a CDS encoding GNAT family N-acetyltransferase, translating to MNPQTKDPNQAIITPMNQQEVKLAVEWARQEGWNPGIHDATCFYQTDPAGFYAAKVNGEIVGTVSAVNYGGGFVFAGFYIVRTDMRMLGVGAKLYSFLMDKFQDCNVGIDGVLEMQATYERHGFLFSHKNSRYMGTAKGELSNLCISISQENFEEIVAYDAKCFSVPRPEFLKHWLTQEDSHAFMTKSGGEVCGYGVIRKCFEGHKIGPLFANTKETASALLESLMSTVQGEMVFLDVPEPNSAGVLLAKKYGMQSVFATVRMYTKRAVALPLDQIYGVTSFELG from the coding sequence ATGAACCCACAAACTAAAGACCCAAACCAAGCCATAATCACCCCGATGAATCAGCAAGAAGTAAAACTGGCGGTTGAATGGGCACGCCAAGAGGGATGGAACCCCGGAATCCATGACGCTACATGCTTCTACCAAACTGATCCCGCGGGCTTTTATGCTGCCAAAGTTAATGGGGAAATTGTGGGGACTGTTTCGGCAGTAAATTATGGGGGCGGTTTTGTTTTTGCAGGTTTCTACATTGTGCGGACTGATATGCGCATGTTGGGTGTTGGAGCTAAGCTTTACAGTTTTCTTATGGATAAATTCCAAGACTGTAACGTTGGGATTGATGGGGTTTTGGAGATGCAGGCAACATATGAACGCCACGGCTTTCTGTTTTCCCACAAAAATAGCAGGTATATGGGAACCGCTAAAGGTGAATTGTCAAATCTTTGTATTTCTATCAGCCAAGAAAACTTTGAAGAAATCGTAGCCTACGATGCAAAATGCTTCTCAGTTCCGCGACCTGAATTTTTAAAACACTGGCTTACCCAAGAAGACAGTCATGCATTCATGACCAAAAGTGGGGGTGAAGTTTGTGGGTACGGAGTTATCCGCAAGTGCTTTGAAGGACATAAAATTGGACCACTTTTTGCAAACACAAAAGAGACAGCTTCAGCCCTTTTGGAGAGTTTGATGTCAACGGTGCAGGGTGAGATGGTGTTTTTGGATGTGCCTGAACCCAATTCAGCAGGGGTTTTGCTTGCCAAAAAGTATGGTATGCAGTCAGTGTTTGCCACGGTTAGAATGTACACGAAAAGGGCTGTTGCTTTGCCGCTGGACCAGATTTATGGCGTGACCTCATTTGAGTTGGGGTAA
- a CDS encoding PQQ-binding-like beta-propeller repeat protein, with the protein MKKLNNSKIATIILSTILIISILTVFAQGVSYYSDDAVVSSQEVLAEKINPETGEPYGDVMQYEWASWGNDGANTRFGTGPAPNTGTVLWKSAMPLYSSMFGGSACTAFNGLVYAFTGSRALTAFNITNGEEVWTCNSVRSGVGLFGTQAPVKVTDDVLLVVYTRSLYFVNTTNGELLTETSMTDIGTPFGYTSLSNLIVSYWQVMYDPATQVLIGAAVESETNKHVGVAIDCSQPSSGAVGKWTYYVGTGLEALAIADGKAFFGGYGEGIVFAVDLDTGQEIWRQYKQGNAGYSATYYDGILYHCGSSTQITAFDGNTGAVVGAFDVAGGRAFYAYGTEAAYGRIYANSIESPQGWVSAFDAKTLVQLWKQPAQYYISYMVGCVGDGKLFISASDRSSGNVPGTDIPFDGYHFTAYDVITGQKLWELPVHFVMPIVAYGCVFGTHSDSDGRYIYCIGDVSGGISDFPQSDGWPQFHGPMDTTGTQTGVVSGSYPTNIRTASWSFEADSPVSGSPVVGDGTVFFGSWAGTLYAVDSISGEEVWNRSFNTRLLSTPTIINGVLYTGADDGNVYALNATNGNTIWSTTAGNINDMPTQRTAWQVKSSPLFWNGTLYVAAQDGNLYAINAATGLKQWATTVSSVEDGQGGSLAIHTDLLNRTCLYIQAGGSALTQIDINGTIINSVSVGSARSNHGTPTIVNDYLFLTYGSGAGTIAIYNATSLERINIGTINAGETASTPMTQTPTYIADNVCVFANQTDMGYELDGTDYQYLLNDTTVMNFPTLCVSASTNAVALALIEPGTNLGGSGSSAWIVNSTVPYFVQIWNAWGGHQIFASASVAQVSGTNVFYMGNAAYGFTAYNASSGAVLSTFTALGQVFATAALANNNVYITSNDGHLYAFIGGAQGTVNIYAQSNKGESMLANEATIIAGGLNGYQFFQSQADPNNNATFTPPLENQTVNLIWVNPDGSSEEISTTTDHEGFFNFTYTPTTSGEASWLVYFPGTELASGLNLNEAYTPYTSINVMGESTPGPESPTASSESPPIIPTDYLYIIIGIIVAIIVIVAIVMLLRSRKK; encoded by the coding sequence ATGAAAAAACTGAATAACTCAAAAATCGCAACAATAATTCTATCTACTATTCTGATTATCTCAATATTAACAGTATTTGCTCAAGGAGTCAGTTACTACTCTGATGATGCAGTTGTTTCTTCACAAGAAGTCTTAGCTGAAAAAATTAATCCTGAAACAGGTGAACCATACGGAGATGTCATGCAATATGAATGGGCAAGTTGGGGCAATGACGGAGCAAACACACGCTTTGGCACTGGACCAGCACCTAACACTGGCACTGTACTTTGGAAAAGCGCTATGCCGCTCTACTCAAGTATGTTTGGCGGTTCTGCATGTACTGCATTTAACGGTTTAGTTTATGCTTTTACAGGCAGCCGTGCTTTAACCGCATTTAACATCACTAACGGTGAAGAAGTGTGGACTTGTAATAGTGTACGTTCAGGTGTTGGCTTGTTCGGTACTCAAGCACCAGTAAAAGTTACTGATGACGTTCTGCTTGTAGTCTACACTCGTTCCTTATACTTTGTCAACACTACTAACGGTGAATTGTTAACGGAAACATCTATGACAGATATCGGCACACCCTTTGGCTATACAAGCTTAAGCAATCTTATAGTCAGCTACTGGCAGGTAATGTATGATCCTGCAACGCAGGTATTGATCGGAGCCGCTGTAGAATCCGAAACTAACAAGCATGTTGGTGTTGCCATCGACTGCTCTCAACCATCGAGTGGAGCCGTAGGCAAATGGACTTACTATGTTGGTACCGGTCTTGAGGCGTTGGCTATTGCCGATGGAAAAGCATTCTTTGGCGGTTATGGCGAAGGTATTGTCTTTGCAGTAGACCTAGATACAGGTCAAGAAATTTGGAGACAATACAAACAAGGTAATGCTGGTTATTCCGCTACTTACTATGATGGTATCTTGTATCACTGCGGTTCTTCAACACAAATCACTGCATTCGATGGAAATACTGGTGCCGTAGTTGGCGCCTTTGACGTAGCAGGCGGCAGAGCTTTCTATGCTTATGGCACGGAGGCAGCTTATGGCCGAATATATGCCAACAGCATTGAGAGTCCTCAAGGCTGGGTAAGTGCATTCGATGCTAAAACACTTGTTCAATTATGGAAGCAACCGGCACAATACTACATTTCATACATGGTTGGATGTGTCGGTGACGGCAAGTTATTCATTAGCGCTTCTGACCGTAGCTCTGGAAATGTGCCTGGAACAGACATACCATTTGATGGGTATCACTTCACAGCTTACGACGTTATAACTGGTCAAAAGCTCTGGGAGTTACCTGTACACTTTGTTATGCCTATAGTCGCTTATGGTTGTGTATTTGGCACTCATTCAGATAGCGATGGTCGGTACATCTACTGTATTGGTGACGTTTCCGGTGGTATATCTGATTTTCCACAATCAGATGGTTGGCCACAATTCCATGGTCCAATGGATACAACAGGTACACAAACAGGTGTTGTATCTGGAAGTTACCCAACTAACATAAGGACCGCAAGTTGGTCCTTTGAGGCTGATTCACCAGTGTCTGGTTCGCCAGTTGTTGGTGATGGTACAGTCTTCTTTGGGTCATGGGCTGGAACTCTTTATGCAGTAGATTCTATTAGCGGCGAAGAAGTCTGGAATAGATCATTCAATACAAGGCTACTATCAACACCCACAATCATTAATGGAGTTTTGTACACTGGCGCTGACGATGGCAATGTCTATGCTTTGAACGCTACTAACGGGAATACAATATGGAGTACTACTGCTGGAAACATAAACGATATGCCAACTCAACGTACTGCTTGGCAAGTTAAAAGCTCTCCACTATTTTGGAATGGAACGCTTTATGTTGCTGCGCAGGACGGTAACCTGTACGCCATCAATGCTGCTACGGGCCTAAAGCAATGGGCTACTACGGTTTCATCAGTTGAGGACGGTCAAGGCGGAAGTCTAGCTATACATACAGACCTGCTTAATCGAACATGTTTGTATATTCAAGCTGGCGGAAGTGCACTGACCCAAATAGACATCAATGGAACCATAATTAACTCTGTTTCGGTTGGTTCTGCAAGGTCAAACCATGGTACACCAACAATTGTCAATGATTACCTATTCTTAACCTATGGAAGCGGTGCGGGAACTATAGCAATATACAATGCAACATCCTTAGAGCGTATCAATATTGGCACTATTAATGCTGGAGAAACTGCCAGCACTCCAATGACACAGACTCCTACATACATCGCAGATAACGTGTGTGTTTTCGCTAATCAAACCGACATGGGCTACGAACTCGATGGAACAGACTACCAATATCTTCTTAACGACACAACTGTCATGAACTTCCCAACGCTGTGTGTATCAGCATCAACCAATGCAGTTGCTCTTGCACTCATTGAACCTGGAACCAACTTAGGCGGCAGCGGCAGTTCCGCATGGATTGTCAACTCTACTGTACCATACTTTGTTCAAATATGGAATGCATGGGGTGGACACCAAATCTTTGCGTCTGCATCTGTTGCACAAGTGTCAGGAACCAATGTGTTCTACATGGGCAACGCAGCCTACGGCTTTACCGCATATAATGCTTCAAGCGGTGCGGTGCTGTCTACTTTCACAGCTCTTGGTCAAGTTTTCGCTACAGCAGCCCTTGCAAACAACAACGTGTACATAACATCCAACGACGGTCATCTCTACGCTTTCATTGGCGGTGCACAGGGAACTGTTAACATTTATGCACAATCCAACAAAGGCGAATCAATGTTGGCAAACGAAGCAACAATTATCGCAGGCGGATTGAATGGTTACCAGTTCTTCCAGTCACAAGCTGACCCCAACAACAATGCAACCTTTACACCACCACTTGAAAACCAAACCGTCAACTTGATTTGGGTTAACCCAGACGGTAGCAGTGAAGAAATTTCGACAACAACAGACCACGAAGGATTCTTTAACTTCACCTACACACCAACAACATCTGGCGAAGCATCATGGCTAGTCTACTTCCCAGGCACTGAATTAGCAAGCGGCTTAAACCTAAACGAAGCATACACACCCTACACCAGCATAAACGTTATGGGTGAAAGCACTCCAGGTCCTGAATCACCAACAGCCTCCTCAGAAAGCCCACCAATCATTCCAACGGACTACCTTTACATAATCATAGGCATTATTGTAGCGATAATTGTGATTGTTGCTATAGTAATGCTTCTGCGAAGCCGTAAAAAGTAG
- a CDS encoding DUF1385 domain-containing protein: MPNSSKNEPSLAFGGQALIEGIMMRSRRYMVSCIRKPNQEIVTDIKHINPYSERNRLFGLPFFRGIVNMIENLYLGIQGIMFSASAAFEEEAVDGKEPEKIEFGIGEIALIIGGVLGITAVFFLAPFLLATWFNLSGFLFNLAEAIIRLTMFVAYLSVISLWGQYKRVLMYHGAEHKAINAHEAGVPMDVEHVKKHSRLHPRCGTSFLFIVLIISIVVFTLMPDLGFAINLSYRLLLIPVIAGISYELLRLSGKYRNSPIVKALVSPGMAFQYLTTKEPTDDMLEVSIKAVKEVNKLICTPLHENS; encoded by the coding sequence TTGCCCAACAGTTCAAAAAATGAACCGTCACTTGCATTTGGAGGACAAGCGCTCATTGAAGGTATCATGATGCGTTCCCGCAGATACATGGTGTCCTGCATAAGAAAACCCAACCAAGAAATCGTAACAGACATAAAACACATAAACCCCTACTCTGAACGAAACCGCCTCTTCGGATTGCCCTTTTTCCGCGGCATTGTAAACATGATTGAAAACCTCTATCTGGGAATTCAAGGGATAATGTTTTCTGCAAGCGCTGCCTTTGAAGAAGAAGCAGTTGATGGTAAAGAACCAGAAAAAATCGAGTTTGGCATTGGTGAAATCGCCTTAATAATCGGTGGCGTTTTAGGTATAACCGCCGTGTTCTTTTTGGCTCCTTTCCTTTTAGCCACATGGTTTAATCTTTCAGGGTTCCTCTTCAACCTTGCTGAAGCAATCATCCGCCTCACAATGTTTGTAGCGTACTTGTCAGTGATTTCGCTTTGGGGACAATACAAACGTGTGCTCATGTATCATGGTGCAGAACATAAAGCTATTAACGCACATGAAGCAGGCGTCCCAATGGATGTGGAACATGTCAAAAAACACTCACGGCTACACCCCAGATGCGGAACAAGCTTCCTTTTCATCGTCCTCATAATCAGCATAGTAGTGTTCACTTTAATGCCTGACTTGGGATTTGCAATAAACCTATCATACAGGCTTTTGCTTATCCCCGTTATCGCGGGCATATCCTATGAACTACTAAGACTCAGCGGCAAATACCGAAACTCACCCATTGTAAAGGCGCTCGTTTCACCGGGAATGGCTTTCCAGTATCTCACCACCAAAGAACCCACCGATGACATGTTGGAAGTATCAATAAAAGCAGTAAAAGAAGTTAACAAGCTGATTTGTACGCCTTTACACGAAAATAGCTGA
- a CDS encoding site-specific DNA-methyltransferase encodes MAKDNLSELSKEQLIDEIKRLKKRKKYGIVWENKPEEVAELCKKKLPIFVEDKEKEINTDKEAPVNILIEGDNYHALSVLNYTHKGKVDVIYIDPPYNTGNGDSFIYNDKIVDNNDGYNHSKWLSFISKRLNLAKNLLSKKGIIFISIDDTEVSQLKLLCDEIFGEKNFIANVLWKKKTNANNIGFIPPVHDFILVYSRTNRPKITDLPISDEYIKSVYKNPNNDPKGFWKTMDLSANHKGPYFPIKNPKTGKDYYPPKGRYWVFNEEEIKRRIKEGLIIFGTSGKGAPVQKKYLNEAKLTVKPDTWWDKVAQNSEGTTEIAEILGPKKFVHPKPKNLIKHILRLSGDADSIILDFFAGSGTTAHAVLELNDEDKGNRKFILCTNNENDICSEVCYPRIKNVVEGYTSLKRGRVKGSQGHLKYFRTDFVDAEPTDINKKRLVEKSTEMLCLKENCFEDTKIGQDFKLFSNRQRKNLGIIYSEEGIEPFKQEVKALKKKFLVYVFSLDENARDEEFEDVAEFVQLKPIPAVILNVYKRIFNPKRGNSND; translated from the coding sequence ATGGCTAAAGACAATCTATCTGAATTGTCAAAAGAACAACTTATAGATGAAATAAAAAGGCTTAAAAAAAGAAAAAAATACGGCATAGTCTGGGAGAACAAACCAGAAGAAGTAGCAGAGCTCTGCAAAAAAAAACTGCCTATATTTGTAGAAGATAAAGAAAAAGAAATCAACACAGACAAAGAAGCACCAGTCAATATTTTAATCGAAGGCGACAACTATCACGCCCTCTCAGTTCTCAATTATACTCACAAAGGCAAGGTTGATGTGATATACATTGACCCACCGTACAATACAGGAAATGGAGACAGCTTTATCTACAATGATAAAATCGTCGACAATAATGATGGATATAATCACAGTAAGTGGCTGTCTTTTATTTCAAAAAGATTAAATTTAGCTAAGAACCTCCTTAGCAAGAAAGGAATAATTTTCATATCTATTGATGACACAGAAGTATCACAGTTGAAACTTTTATGCGACGAGATATTTGGAGAAAAAAATTTTATTGCTAATGTACTATGGAAAAAAAAGACAAACGCTAATAACATAGGCTTCATACCACCGGTACACGACTTTATCCTTGTTTACTCACGAACTAATAGACCAAAAATTACAGATTTACCAATTTCTGATGAATATATTAAAAGCGTCTACAAGAATCCAAATAATGACCCTAAAGGTTTTTGGAAGACGATGGATTTATCTGCAAATCACAAAGGTCCTTATTTCCCAATAAAAAACCCGAAAACAGGAAAGGACTATTATCCACCAAAGGGGAGGTATTGGGTATTTAACGAAGAAGAGATAAAAAGACGAATCAAAGAGGGCTTAATTATCTTTGGTACAAGTGGAAAAGGGGCACCAGTTCAAAAAAAATACTTGAATGAAGCAAAACTCACTGTGAAACCTGATACATGGTGGGATAAAGTCGCTCAAAATAGCGAGGGGACAACAGAAATTGCAGAAATCTTGGGACCAAAAAAATTTGTGCACCCAAAACCAAAAAATCTCATTAAACATATATTAAGACTAAGCGGCGATGCTGACTCGATCATTTTAGATTTTTTTGCAGGTTCAGGGACTACAGCTCATGCAGTTTTAGAGCTTAACGACGAGGATAAAGGTAATAGAAAATTCATTCTTTGCACCAATAATGAAAATGATATCTGTAGTGAAGTTTGTTATCCACGAATTAAGAACGTAGTGGAAGGATATACTTCATTAAAAAGAGGCAGAGTAAAAGGCAGCCAAGGACACCTTAAATATTTTAGAACAGATTTTGTTGATGCTGAACCTACCGATATCAACAAAAAAAGATTAGTTGAGAAATCAACTGAGATGTTATGTTTAAAGGAGAATTGTTTCGAGGACACTAAGATAGGTCAAGACTTCAAGTTATTTTCCAATAGACAACGCAAAAATTTGGGTATTATTTATAGTGAAGAAGGGATTGAACCCTTTAAACAAGAAGTTAAAGCTTTGAAAAAGAAGTTTTTGGTTTACGTTTTTTCTCTTGATGAAAATGCTAGAGATGAAGAATTTGAGGATGTCGCAGAATTCGTCCAATTAAAACCCATTCCCGCAGTTATATTAAATGTTTATAAAAGAATTTTCAATCCAAAAAGAGGTAACTCTAATGATTGA
- a CDS encoding DEAD/DEAH box helicase family protein: MIELRNYQKRAVKSLKGKIENVLRSSERGIVIFQAPTGSGKTVMVSEVLRQLVKSQQEHRGLSFIWVSVRMLHEQSKEKLEKFFEDERLLQCSYFEDLSDRQIGENEILFINWSSINKKDINIFVRDNEQDNNLNAVVQNTKEEGRDIILIIDESHHTANSEKSKELINIISPKVILEVSATPHLKEDVSEIENVHLSDVKAEEMIKSEIAVNPEFLNLKVNAKSSDELIIGQALKKREELADLYKKEGVNVNPLVLIQLPDQKGNLINKKEDVIQILEKFGITDENGKMAVWLSEEKTDTLPNVEINTNEVEALVFKQAIALGWDCPRASILVIFRESHSFTFTIQTIGRIMRMPQLKYYNEPELNKGFVFTNLSNIEITEDYAKDYITTNEAKRNNNLYQKIELPSIYLKRQRERTRLSGEFVKIFAKVADETNLQQKITVPPSRVVSPIIADGKIVNVDKAGEIEHKGTIKVQLSLLELQQKFDKFITDCCTPYAPSDSSDRLKTALYNYISQKYKTEKFDPMAQRIVLGIENTQAFVDTINLAKEQYKKQIVDKISQKREKIAYPKWEIPQIISYNSRYTKTEKPKSIMSPFYTKKPSQPEKLFVELIDKSKKVKWWFKNGESEPKFFAVPYTESDIESAFYVDFIVQFQDGSIGLFDTKSGITAKTAKSKAESLQKYIKEQNSKNRKLWGGIVININDSWRYNDQEIYAYNPNDLSNWKVLNI, encoded by the coding sequence ATGATTGAGCTTAGAAATTATCAGAAAAGAGCTGTTAAAAGCCTTAAGGGTAAAATTGAAAATGTTTTGCGGTCTTCTGAAAGGGGTATTGTTATTTTTCAAGCGCCCACTGGTAGTGGAAAAACTGTTATGGTTTCTGAAGTGTTAAGGCAGCTTGTGAAAAGTCAGCAAGAACATAGAGGGTTATCGTTTATTTGGGTTTCAGTGAGGATGCTGCATGAACAAAGTAAGGAGAAGCTTGAAAAGTTTTTTGAGGATGAAAGGCTTCTTCAGTGTTCCTATTTTGAAGATTTATCCGACAGACAAATAGGCGAAAACGAGATTCTGTTCATTAACTGGTCTAGCATAAACAAAAAAGACATCAACATTTTCGTGAGAGACAACGAACAAGATAACAACCTCAACGCAGTGGTTCAAAACACAAAAGAAGAAGGCAGAGACATTATCCTAATTATTGATGAAAGCCACCACACCGCAAACTCTGAAAAATCAAAAGAACTAATCAACATCATTTCACCCAAAGTAATTCTGGAAGTATCCGCCACACCTCACCTCAAAGAGGACGTATCAGAAATAGAAAATGTACACTTATCAGATGTTAAAGCAGAAGAAATGATAAAATCAGAAATTGCAGTAAATCCTGAATTTCTCAATTTGAAAGTTAATGCTAAAAGTTCAGATGAACTTATTATAGGACAAGCACTTAAAAAGCGAGAAGAATTAGCTGATTTATACAAAAAAGAAGGGGTAAACGTTAACCCACTGGTTTTGATACAATTACCTGACCAAAAGGGCAACTTAATTAACAAAAAAGAAGATGTCATTCAAATCCTCGAAAAGTTCGGAATAACCGATGAAAACGGAAAAATGGCAGTTTGGCTCTCAGAAGAAAAAACAGATACACTACCAAATGTCGAAATCAATACAAACGAAGTAGAAGCGCTAGTTTTCAAACAAGCAATCGCGCTAGGATGGGATTGCCCAAGAGCATCAATACTGGTAATCTTTAGAGAATCACACAGTTTCACATTCACTATTCAAACTATTGGTAGAATAATGAGAATGCCCCAGCTAAAATACTACAACGAACCAGAACTAAACAAAGGCTTTGTTTTCACTAACCTATCAAACATTGAGATAACAGAAGACTACGCAAAAGACTACATCACCACCAATGAAGCAAAACGCAACAATAACCTCTACCAAAAAATAGAACTTCCCTCAATTTATCTAAAAAGACAAAGAGAACGTACAAGGCTATCTGGAGAATTTGTAAAAATATTTGCCAAAGTAGCTGATGAAACAAACTTACAACAAAAAATAACCGTGCCACCATCAAGGGTTGTTAGCCCAATAATAGCCGATGGAAAAATTGTTAATGTAGACAAAGCAGGAGAAATTGAGCATAAAGGAACCATCAAGGTACAATTAAGCCTGTTAGAGCTTCAGCAAAAATTTGATAAATTTATAACGGATTGCTGCACACCGTATGCCCCCTCAGATTCAAGCGACCGCCTAAAAACAGCGTTATACAACTATATTTCTCAAAAGTACAAGACAGAAAAATTTGACCCGATGGCACAAAGAATAGTTTTAGGAATAGAAAACACTCAAGCGTTTGTAGACACAATTAATCTCGCCAAAGAGCAATACAAAAAACAAATTGTAGATAAAATAAGCCAAAAAAGAGAAAAAATAGCATACCCAAAATGGGAAATCCCCCAAATAATCAGCTACAACAGCAGATACACAAAAACTGAAAAACCCAAATCAATTATGTCACCATTTTACACAAAAAAACCAAGTCAACCCGAAAAGCTCTTTGTTGAATTAATAGACAAATCTAAAAAAGTCAAATGGTGGTTTAAAAACGGGGAATCGGAACCAAAATTTTTTGCGGTACCCTACACTGAAAGCGACATCGAAAGCGCATTTTATGTTGACTTCATCGTACAATTCCAAGATGGCTCAATAGGTTTATTTGACACTAAAAGTGGAATCACAGCCAAAACCGCTAAATCAAAAGCGGAAAGCCTACAAAAATACATAAAAGAACAAAACAGCAAAAACAGAAAGCTATGGGGCGGCATAGTCATTAACATAAATGACAGTTGGAGATATAACGACCAAGAAATTTACGCATATAACCCCAATGACCTCAGTAACTGGAAAGTTTTAAACATTTAG